The segment GCGATTAATTCCTGGTATGGAGACAAAACCGCATGAACATTTTAACCAGAGAAACTGGTATTCCGCAATTCCGCTGCCTGCCACTTCATGGCCGTTCAGATGAATTCCGGTATGTGCAGATGTTAAACGGAGCGTGGGAACCCATCAATCACGATGATACAGCCGAAGCTGTGGGTAATTTCAATTCGGAGATGAGTCAGGGGGGGGGTGAGCATGAACCCTGCTGATTTCATTCACAAAAACATCGTTAAACAGCTGGTGGGTGAAGGGTATCCGCAGGATGTCGCACTGCGTGGAGCTGACAAAGGCGTAGAACACTATCACCGTTGCTCACAGGCATCACGCAAGGGAAGGATGTTTGACGACTGCCTTTACTTTGCCCGCCAGGAGGCGCGCTTCCAGACCCCTCAGAACGAGCGCAAGCCTAAGCCAGCGCGCAACTCTAAAAACCGTCAGGAGAAATTACTGTGACATGTCACGACATTAATTCTCAGGGCGTACCGGGCGAAGTCATCAGGCCCTGGGTTGAGCGCTACAAAGAAAACAAAGGCCATATCGTTCAGACCATTGGCGTTGATGTGGTCAATCACAGAGTGATTTTCCGCCGCATCAGTCAGGGGTATGAGCACCCATGCGCGCTCGCGCGCGAGACATGGGGAAAGAGGTTCAGGAAGGTAGCGTCATGAATTTATTGATGAAAGTTAAACCTTTGGTGGTGAACCCTGAACTTGCAGCTCGGATTGGGCTGAACGAGGCCATTGTTCTCCAGCAAATCTGTTACTGGCTGGAAGAGACCGAATCTGGTGTTGAGCGGGATGGCGTCAGGTGGGTTTATAACACGCATGAGCAGTGGTGTGAGCAATTCCCGTTCTGGTCACTTGATACTGTTAAACGCACATTGAACAGCCTCAAAAAACAGGAACTCATCCGTTCAGAACAGTTGAATAAGTCGCGTCATGACAGGACTAATTTTTACTCAATTAACTTTGAAAACCCGATTCTGTCCGATGAGTGCAATTTGCCCTCATCGAGCAGTGCAAAAACCAACAATCGAGAAATGCAAAATGCACCAGTCGAAGATGGCAAGCTGCCACCATCGAACAGGTGCAATCTGCCCTCATCGATGGGGGGCAAATTGCCCTCATCTCTTACAGAGAATACAACAGAGAATACTACAGAGATTACAGGTAAAGACTCTTGTCAGGTTTCTGCGAAACCCGACGACGAAGTTGATTTTTTATCCTCTTACCCTGAAGCAGCCATCTACAGCGCCAAGAAACGCCAGTGGGGTACAGCAGAAGACCTTCGCTGCGCCAAATGGATCTGGTCCCGCATTACCGACCTGTACGAGAAAGCCGCAGAGACCGATGGGGAGATCAGCAAACCCAAAGAACCCAACTGGGTGGACTGGGCGAACGAGATTCGCCTGATGTGTACTCGTGATGGCCGTAATCATCGCCAGATATGTGAGCTGTTTGGGCGTGCGCAACGTGATGCATTCTGGTGCCGCAATGTATTAAGCCCCTCAAAGCTGCGTGAAAAGTGGGATGAGCTTTCCCTCAAGTTAAGCCCGGCAGTAGGCCCGCGTGATGTTAATCAAACCGCGAATGTTGATTACACCATTCCTGATGGCTGGCGGGGGGCATGATGAACACAGAGACGTTAATTCTGACTCACCTGATGAGCTTTCCCGGTCAGACCCCAGCGCAGATTGCCAATGCAATCGGACGCACCCGCAGCACTGTTGGCGCATCTCTGCCAGTGATGGTTGCTGTTGGTGACATCTGGAGTGATGCCGAAGCTCGCTATTACACCGCAGAGCCAGCAGGCGAGGGTGATGAGAAATACATTGCGCTTTGTGACGAGGCATATCGCCTTCAAGAGCGGAATTTATGGAACCCAGCCGCGCACGTCTGGCATCAGGCCCAAGAGGCAACACTCAAGCCGGGGCTACGCGAGAAGGCACGAATCAAGGCAATCCTGTGTGTCGAGAGGGCCAGAGAGAAAGACCCTCGACCTGGTCCTGATCCTTTCTGCCGTAGGGGTAACTTCCGATGAAAGCAGCCCTATATCGCCACTGGCGGCGCAACGAAGATTTCTACCGTGGAGCACGTCCTGCGGTCCTGATGATAACCGGTCTGATTATTACCCTTGCATGGGAGCTGGCAACCAAATGACTACACTGGCACGGATTTACGACAATAAAGCAAAAACCGAAACCAACATCACCACGCGTAAAACCTACCTGCTGGGCGTGGATGAACTCTACATTGAGCCGGGTTACAACGTGCGTGAGATTGACCAGACGCACGTTGAAGAATTCCGTGATGCGTTTATCGCTGGGGAACACGTACCCCCCCTGACCGTTCAGGTGACAGAGCAGGGCGTTAAGATTATCGACGGTCATCACCGCTGGCATGGCGCGAAGCTGGCACAGGCAGCAGGTCATGAAATCCGCCTGGAGTGCAAAGACTTTGTAGGCAGTGAAG is part of the Pantoea phytobeneficialis genome and harbors:
- a CDS encoding DUF4222 domain-containing protein, producing the protein MTCHDINSQGVPGEVIRPWVERYKENKGHIVQTIGVDVVNHRVIFRRISQGYEHPCALARETWGKRFRKVAS